GGCGATTGAGCATGAGGCGACGGAACGGGACATCACGCTTGACGACGATGTCAATCCCATGACCGAGGGTGAGGACACAAAACGGTACGACATTCTGGGGACAATTCATTCGCATCCGATGGACACGGTGGAGCCGAGCCCGCTGGATTGGAGCTCGATGAAAGAAGATGGCGAGTTGGTGATGGGCGTGTGTTCGATTCGGAAGACGATGAAGAGACGGTTCGTCAGCTTTGCGTTTTTCAATCGGAAGCGGGAGCAGATTCAGTTGACGATCAGCGAGCAGGCAAAGGCGGCGGGAGCGTGAGAAAGCAAGTCGAGGACTTTCAGATCGCCGAAAGCCAGCTTGTGAAGGTCGAGATTCGGGATGAGTAATGAGAACATTCATACCGTCGCGCGAACGGTTTAGCCCAAGAAGTTTTCTTGTTCCACTGTTGGAACAGACACCAGTGCTTTCTGCCATTCCGACTTACAGCGATCCAGTGGCAAGTCCAAAGCCAACCTCGATGTGAAGTTATCGTCGACTGCTTCAGCACATTGATTGCAATAGGCTTGTTCGAGCCTCATAGCCCAGCAAATGACACTGCACAGTATGGCCAGAACTCCAAGTTCCGATTTCGTATCAGATAAGCGATATCCTGCGTCGAAAGGACTTGAGGGAGTAAAGTCTCACGCCAAAAGGAGGCGTTATGCGAAGCATGGGATGTTGGCTAATACTCTTTCTGGTTGCTACCGCGGTTTCGGCAGTGTGCCAGTGTACTTCCGGTGATCCGGTTCTGAAGATTACTGCGTGCTGTGGCCAAGGATACTGGGTAAGGCACGTCTGCCAAGGTCTGGACGGGACCTGTGATCCGCTTTACTTGGCGGAAAACTGCGGCAGGAACTGTTATGCATTTACGGCTGGTTCATGCCTTCCGAGTCGGCCTGCGGC
Above is a genomic segment from Terriglobia bacterium containing:
- a CDS encoding Mov34/MPN/PAD-1 family protein; protein product: MAELTEVVVDRKVLDGFKRRALQVYPLELLEQVVGRAVEGQARVFAFQAIEHEATERDITLDDDVNPMTEGEDTKRYDILGTIHSHPMDTVEPSPLDWSSMKEDGELVMGVCSIRKTMKRRFVSFAFFNRKREQIQLTISEQAKAAGA